One Ricinus communis isolate WT05 ecotype wild-type chromosome 1, ASM1957865v1, whole genome shotgun sequence DNA window includes the following coding sequences:
- the LOC8271736 gene encoding uncharacterized protein LOC8271736 isoform X3: MWRQNAFPGNDDSDQSISDEDELNGDLRENSFSLTTRTEKEQGLLLQSRLEILRGKDDNQSNFFVEDDVEMPDFPYEGGSILSRGKESTCHPDQEIISDSEDDCGFSKHATSSGARKLQKDSSLNTYRNEIQDGACTWSMINKEAEALIHLNDGCFSSASTFSKANKSYKGVTGKVKPKFSLHFKLHKDGLPQHFNFMDENISSSSAHGVPEQFEPTDDGTADNSDLEFLKDYHGENDKQLKFLPTEMEAFANRLNKHTMSELLDGLQDRNVVPRRNSKMSGRTKDKRTQLIVKKSLLQLGKRIINNEEQPELVVSGSSDDEASIQHINLANLAMKKQTMADQFQEALAAASLSNEGVHVTAAKLSGKLQQVMQSEKEMDADFLRRIQLGPSTSDESHSIVVKILSRYLDAKLIVCRCSFGKNREVVLKTWNRDSS, translated from the exons ATGTGGCGGCAAAATGCTTTTCCG GGCAATGATGATTCTGATCAGAGCATTTCTG ATGAGGACGAGTTAAATGGCGATTTGCGAgagaattctttttctttgactACGCGAACAGAAAAAGAG CAAGGGTTGCTACTTCAATCACGGCTGGAGATACTTAGAG GCAAGGATGAT AATCAGTCAAATTTCTTTGTTGAGGATGACGTTGAAATGCCTGATTTCCCCTACGAGGGTGGTTCAATCTTGTCCCGAGGGAAGGAATCTACATGTCATCCTGATCAGGAAATCATCTCTGATTCTGAG gATGACTGTGGTTTTTCAAAACATGCCACTAGCTCTGGTGCTAGAAAACTCCAGAAAGATAGCAGTCTCAATACTTATAGAAATGAAATACAAGATGGAGCATGCACATGGTCCATGATAAATAAAGAAGCTGAGGCGCTAATCCACTTGAATGACGGTTGCTTCTCTTCAGCTTCCACGTTCTCCAAAGCCAACAAATCTTATAAAG GTGTCACAGGCAAAGTCAAGCCCAAATTTTCTCTCCATTTTAAGCTGCATAAAGACGGCCTTCCTcagcattttaattttatggatGAAAATATTTCGTCATCCAGTGCTCATGGTGTGCCTGAACAATTTGAACCAACTGATGATGGAACCGCAGATAATTCAGATCTTGAGTTTCTTAAAGATTATCATGGAGAAAATGATAAACAGTTGAAATTTTTGCCTACTGAAATGGAAGCTTTTGCGAATAGGCTCAATAAACATACCATGTCAGAGCTCTTAGATGGCCTTCAGGATAGGAATGTTGTGCCaagaagaaattctaaaatg TCTGgaagaacaaaagataagAGGACACAGCTCATTGTGAAGAAAAGTTTGTTACAATTGGGAAAGAGAATCATTAACAACGAAGAGCAGCCTGAGCTGGTAGTTTCTGGATCATCTGATGATGAG GCCAGTATTCAACACATAAATCTTGCAAACCTGGCAATGAAGAAGCAGACTATGGCAGATCAATTTCAAGAAGCTTTAGCTGCTGCTTCTTTAAGCAATGAAGGGGTCCATGTCACAGCTGCTAAATTGTCAGG AAAGTTGCAGCAGGTCATGCAGAGTGAAAAGGAAATGGATGCTGATTTTCTGAGAAGGATACAATTGGGACCGAGCACTAGTG ATGAGTCACATTCTATTGTTGTAAAGATCCTTTCAAGATACTTGGATGCAAAGCTGATAGTTTGTCGCTGCTCCTTTGGCAAGAATAGAGAGGTTGTGCTCAAAACTTGGAACAG GGATTCCAGTTAG
- the LOC8271736 gene encoding uncharacterized protein LOC8271736 isoform X2 yields the protein MWRQNAFPGNDDSDQSISDEDELNGDLRENSFSLTTRTEKEQGLLLQSRLEILRGKDDNQSNFFVEDDVEMPDFPYEGGSILSRGKESTCHPDQEIISDSEDDCGFSKHATSSGARKLQKDSSLNTYRNEIQDGACTWSMINKEAEALIHLNDGCFSSASTFSKANKSYKGVTGKVKPKFSLHFKLHKDGLPQHFNFMDENISSSSAHGVPEQFEPTDDGTADNSDLEFLKDYHGENDKQLKFLPTEMEAFANRLNKHTMSELLDGLQDRNVVPRRNSKMSGRTKDKRTQLIVKKSLLQLGKRIINNEEQPELVVSGSSDDEASIQHINLANLAMKKQTMADQFQEALAAASLSNEGVHVTAAKLSGKLQQVMQSEKEMDADFLRRIQLGPSTSDESHSIVVKILSRYLDAKLIVCRCSFGKNRELADSSQTFVDGREGTIIFSPKVCSDVDLEVGNLICIHPPWKEVQLMHNDEKIILSTYFSHI from the exons ATGTGGCGGCAAAATGCTTTTCCG GGCAATGATGATTCTGATCAGAGCATTTCTG ATGAGGACGAGTTAAATGGCGATTTGCGAgagaattctttttctttgactACGCGAACAGAAAAAGAG CAAGGGTTGCTACTTCAATCACGGCTGGAGATACTTAGAG GCAAGGATGAT AATCAGTCAAATTTCTTTGTTGAGGATGACGTTGAAATGCCTGATTTCCCCTACGAGGGTGGTTCAATCTTGTCCCGAGGGAAGGAATCTACATGTCATCCTGATCAGGAAATCATCTCTGATTCTGAG gATGACTGTGGTTTTTCAAAACATGCCACTAGCTCTGGTGCTAGAAAACTCCAGAAAGATAGCAGTCTCAATACTTATAGAAATGAAATACAAGATGGAGCATGCACATGGTCCATGATAAATAAAGAAGCTGAGGCGCTAATCCACTTGAATGACGGTTGCTTCTCTTCAGCTTCCACGTTCTCCAAAGCCAACAAATCTTATAAAG GTGTCACAGGCAAAGTCAAGCCCAAATTTTCTCTCCATTTTAAGCTGCATAAAGACGGCCTTCCTcagcattttaattttatggatGAAAATATTTCGTCATCCAGTGCTCATGGTGTGCCTGAACAATTTGAACCAACTGATGATGGAACCGCAGATAATTCAGATCTTGAGTTTCTTAAAGATTATCATGGAGAAAATGATAAACAGTTGAAATTTTTGCCTACTGAAATGGAAGCTTTTGCGAATAGGCTCAATAAACATACCATGTCAGAGCTCTTAGATGGCCTTCAGGATAGGAATGTTGTGCCaagaagaaattctaaaatg TCTGgaagaacaaaagataagAGGACACAGCTCATTGTGAAGAAAAGTTTGTTACAATTGGGAAAGAGAATCATTAACAACGAAGAGCAGCCTGAGCTGGTAGTTTCTGGATCATCTGATGATGAG GCCAGTATTCAACACATAAATCTTGCAAACCTGGCAATGAAGAAGCAGACTATGGCAGATCAATTTCAAGAAGCTTTAGCTGCTGCTTCTTTAAGCAATGAAGGGGTCCATGTCACAGCTGCTAAATTGTCAGG AAAGTTGCAGCAGGTCATGCAGAGTGAAAAGGAAATGGATGCTGATTTTCTGAGAAGGATACAATTGGGACCGAGCACTAGTG ATGAGTCACATTCTATTGTTGTAAAGATCCTTTCAAGATACTTGGATGCAAAGCTGATAGTTTGTCGCTGCTCCTTTGGCAAGAATAGAGAG TTAGCAGATAGCTCCCAAACATTTGTTGATGGAAGGGAAGGAACAATTATATTTAGTCCCAAAGTTTGCAGCGATGTTGATCTTGAAGTTGGGAACTTAATTTGTATTCATCCACCATG GAAGGAGGTTCAACTGATGCACAATGATGAGAAAATTATCTTATCTACATACTTCtctcatatttaa
- the LOC8271736 gene encoding uncharacterized protein LOC8271736 isoform X1, with translation MWRQNAFPGNDDSDQSISDEDELNGDLRENSFSLTTRTEKEQGLLLQSRLEILRGKDDNQSNFFVEDDVEMPDFPYEGGSILSRGKESTCHPDQEIISDSEDDCGFSKHATSSGARKLQKDSSLNTYRNEIQDGACTWSMINKEAEALIHLNDGCFSSASTFSKANKSYKGVTGKVKPKFSLHFKLHKDGLPQHFNFMDENISSSSAHGVPEQFEPTDDGTADNSDLEFLKDYHGENDKQLKFLPTEMEAFANRLNKHTMSELLDGLQDRNVVPRRNSKMSGRTKDKRTQLIVKKSLLQLGKRIINNEEQPELVVSGSSDDEASIQHINLANLAMKKQTMADQFQEALAAASLSNEGVHVTAAKLSGKLQQVMQSEKEMDADFLRRIQLGPSTSDESHSIVVKILSRYLDAKLIVCRCSFGKNREGFQLADSSQTFVDGREGTIIFSPKVCSDVDLEVGNLICIHPPWKEVQLMHNDEKIILSTYFSHI, from the exons ATGTGGCGGCAAAATGCTTTTCCG GGCAATGATGATTCTGATCAGAGCATTTCTG ATGAGGACGAGTTAAATGGCGATTTGCGAgagaattctttttctttgactACGCGAACAGAAAAAGAG CAAGGGTTGCTACTTCAATCACGGCTGGAGATACTTAGAG GCAAGGATGAT AATCAGTCAAATTTCTTTGTTGAGGATGACGTTGAAATGCCTGATTTCCCCTACGAGGGTGGTTCAATCTTGTCCCGAGGGAAGGAATCTACATGTCATCCTGATCAGGAAATCATCTCTGATTCTGAG gATGACTGTGGTTTTTCAAAACATGCCACTAGCTCTGGTGCTAGAAAACTCCAGAAAGATAGCAGTCTCAATACTTATAGAAATGAAATACAAGATGGAGCATGCACATGGTCCATGATAAATAAAGAAGCTGAGGCGCTAATCCACTTGAATGACGGTTGCTTCTCTTCAGCTTCCACGTTCTCCAAAGCCAACAAATCTTATAAAG GTGTCACAGGCAAAGTCAAGCCCAAATTTTCTCTCCATTTTAAGCTGCATAAAGACGGCCTTCCTcagcattttaattttatggatGAAAATATTTCGTCATCCAGTGCTCATGGTGTGCCTGAACAATTTGAACCAACTGATGATGGAACCGCAGATAATTCAGATCTTGAGTTTCTTAAAGATTATCATGGAGAAAATGATAAACAGTTGAAATTTTTGCCTACTGAAATGGAAGCTTTTGCGAATAGGCTCAATAAACATACCATGTCAGAGCTCTTAGATGGCCTTCAGGATAGGAATGTTGTGCCaagaagaaattctaaaatg TCTGgaagaacaaaagataagAGGACACAGCTCATTGTGAAGAAAAGTTTGTTACAATTGGGAAAGAGAATCATTAACAACGAAGAGCAGCCTGAGCTGGTAGTTTCTGGATCATCTGATGATGAG GCCAGTATTCAACACATAAATCTTGCAAACCTGGCAATGAAGAAGCAGACTATGGCAGATCAATTTCAAGAAGCTTTAGCTGCTGCTTCTTTAAGCAATGAAGGGGTCCATGTCACAGCTGCTAAATTGTCAGG AAAGTTGCAGCAGGTCATGCAGAGTGAAAAGGAAATGGATGCTGATTTTCTGAGAAGGATACAATTGGGACCGAGCACTAGTG ATGAGTCACATTCTATTGTTGTAAAGATCCTTTCAAGATACTTGGATGCAAAGCTGATAGTTTGTCGCTGCTCCTTTGGCAAGAATAGAGAG GGATTCCAGTTAGCAGATAGCTCCCAAACATTTGTTGATGGAAGGGAAGGAACAATTATATTTAGTCCCAAAGTTTGCAGCGATGTTGATCTTGAAGTTGGGAACTTAATTTGTATTCATCCACCATG GAAGGAGGTTCAACTGATGCACAATGATGAGAAAATTATCTTATCTACATACTTCtctcatatttaa
- the LOC8271736 gene encoding uncharacterized protein LOC8271736 isoform X5, with amino-acid sequence MWRQNAFPGNDDSDQSISDEDELNGDLRENSFSLTTRTEKEQGLLLQSRLEILRGKDDNQSNFFVEDDVEMPDFPYEGGSILSRGKESTCHPDQEIISDSEDDCGFSKHATSSGARKLQKDSSLNTYRNEIQDGACTWSMINKEAEALIHLNDGCFSSASTFSKANKSYKGVTGKVKPKFSLHFKLHKDGLPQHFNFMDENISSSSAHGVPEQFEPTDDGTADNSDLEFLKDYHGENDKQLKFLPTEMEAFANRLNKHTMSELLDGLQDRNVVPRRNSKMSGRTKDKRTQLIVKKSLLQLGKRIINNEEQPELVVSGSSDDEASIQHINLANLAMKKQTMADQFQEALAAASLSNEGVHVTAAKLSGKLQQVMQSEKEMDADFLRRIQLGPSTSGIPVSR; translated from the exons ATGTGGCGGCAAAATGCTTTTCCG GGCAATGATGATTCTGATCAGAGCATTTCTG ATGAGGACGAGTTAAATGGCGATTTGCGAgagaattctttttctttgactACGCGAACAGAAAAAGAG CAAGGGTTGCTACTTCAATCACGGCTGGAGATACTTAGAG GCAAGGATGAT AATCAGTCAAATTTCTTTGTTGAGGATGACGTTGAAATGCCTGATTTCCCCTACGAGGGTGGTTCAATCTTGTCCCGAGGGAAGGAATCTACATGTCATCCTGATCAGGAAATCATCTCTGATTCTGAG gATGACTGTGGTTTTTCAAAACATGCCACTAGCTCTGGTGCTAGAAAACTCCAGAAAGATAGCAGTCTCAATACTTATAGAAATGAAATACAAGATGGAGCATGCACATGGTCCATGATAAATAAAGAAGCTGAGGCGCTAATCCACTTGAATGACGGTTGCTTCTCTTCAGCTTCCACGTTCTCCAAAGCCAACAAATCTTATAAAG GTGTCACAGGCAAAGTCAAGCCCAAATTTTCTCTCCATTTTAAGCTGCATAAAGACGGCCTTCCTcagcattttaattttatggatGAAAATATTTCGTCATCCAGTGCTCATGGTGTGCCTGAACAATTTGAACCAACTGATGATGGAACCGCAGATAATTCAGATCTTGAGTTTCTTAAAGATTATCATGGAGAAAATGATAAACAGTTGAAATTTTTGCCTACTGAAATGGAAGCTTTTGCGAATAGGCTCAATAAACATACCATGTCAGAGCTCTTAGATGGCCTTCAGGATAGGAATGTTGTGCCaagaagaaattctaaaatg TCTGgaagaacaaaagataagAGGACACAGCTCATTGTGAAGAAAAGTTTGTTACAATTGGGAAAGAGAATCATTAACAACGAAGAGCAGCCTGAGCTGGTAGTTTCTGGATCATCTGATGATGAG GCCAGTATTCAACACATAAATCTTGCAAACCTGGCAATGAAGAAGCAGACTATGGCAGATCAATTTCAAGAAGCTTTAGCTGCTGCTTCTTTAAGCAATGAAGGGGTCCATGTCACAGCTGCTAAATTGTCAGG AAAGTTGCAGCAGGTCATGCAGAGTGAAAAGGAAATGGATGCTGATTTTCTGAGAAGGATACAATTGGGACCGAGCACTAGTG GGATTCCAGTTAGCAGATAG
- the LOC8271736 gene encoding uncharacterized protein LOC8271736 isoform X4 has translation MPDFPYEGGSILSRGKESTCHPDQEIISDSEDDCGFSKHATSSGARKLQKDSSLNTYRNEIQDGACTWSMINKEAEALIHLNDGCFSSASTFSKANKSYKGVTGKVKPKFSLHFKLHKDGLPQHFNFMDENISSSSAHGVPEQFEPTDDGTADNSDLEFLKDYHGENDKQLKFLPTEMEAFANRLNKHTMSELLDGLQDRNVVPRRNSKMSGRTKDKRTQLIVKKSLLQLGKRIINNEEQPELVVSGSSDDEASIQHINLANLAMKKQTMADQFQEALAAASLSNEGVHVTAAKLSGKLQQVMQSEKEMDADFLRRIQLGPSTSDESHSIVVKILSRYLDAKLIVCRCSFGKNREGFQLADSSQTFVDGREGTIIFSPKVCSDVDLEVGNLICIHPPWKEVQLMHNDEKIILSTYFSHI, from the exons ATGCCTGATTTCCCCTACGAGGGTGGTTCAATCTTGTCCCGAGGGAAGGAATCTACATGTCATCCTGATCAGGAAATCATCTCTGATTCTGAG gATGACTGTGGTTTTTCAAAACATGCCACTAGCTCTGGTGCTAGAAAACTCCAGAAAGATAGCAGTCTCAATACTTATAGAAATGAAATACAAGATGGAGCATGCACATGGTCCATGATAAATAAAGAAGCTGAGGCGCTAATCCACTTGAATGACGGTTGCTTCTCTTCAGCTTCCACGTTCTCCAAAGCCAACAAATCTTATAAAG GTGTCACAGGCAAAGTCAAGCCCAAATTTTCTCTCCATTTTAAGCTGCATAAAGACGGCCTTCCTcagcattttaattttatggatGAAAATATTTCGTCATCCAGTGCTCATGGTGTGCCTGAACAATTTGAACCAACTGATGATGGAACCGCAGATAATTCAGATCTTGAGTTTCTTAAAGATTATCATGGAGAAAATGATAAACAGTTGAAATTTTTGCCTACTGAAATGGAAGCTTTTGCGAATAGGCTCAATAAACATACCATGTCAGAGCTCTTAGATGGCCTTCAGGATAGGAATGTTGTGCCaagaagaaattctaaaatg TCTGgaagaacaaaagataagAGGACACAGCTCATTGTGAAGAAAAGTTTGTTACAATTGGGAAAGAGAATCATTAACAACGAAGAGCAGCCTGAGCTGGTAGTTTCTGGATCATCTGATGATGAG GCCAGTATTCAACACATAAATCTTGCAAACCTGGCAATGAAGAAGCAGACTATGGCAGATCAATTTCAAGAAGCTTTAGCTGCTGCTTCTTTAAGCAATGAAGGGGTCCATGTCACAGCTGCTAAATTGTCAGG AAAGTTGCAGCAGGTCATGCAGAGTGAAAAGGAAATGGATGCTGATTTTCTGAGAAGGATACAATTGGGACCGAGCACTAGTG ATGAGTCACATTCTATTGTTGTAAAGATCCTTTCAAGATACTTGGATGCAAAGCTGATAGTTTGTCGCTGCTCCTTTGGCAAGAATAGAGAG GGATTCCAGTTAGCAGATAGCTCCCAAACATTTGTTGATGGAAGGGAAGGAACAATTATATTTAGTCCCAAAGTTTGCAGCGATGTTGATCTTGAAGTTGGGAACTTAATTTGTATTCATCCACCATG GAAGGAGGTTCAACTGATGCACAATGATGAGAAAATTATCTTATCTACATACTTCtctcatatttaa
- the LOC8271736 gene encoding uncharacterized protein LOC8271736 isoform X6, which produces MWRQNAFPGNDDSDQSISDEDELNGDLRENSFSLTTRTEKEQGLLLQSRLEILRGKDDNQSNFFVEDDVEMPDFPYEGGSILSRGKESTCHPDQEIISDSEDDCGFSKHATSSGARKLQKDSSLNTYRNEIQDGACTWSMINKEAEALIHLNDGCFSSASTFSKANKSYKGVTGKVKPKFSLHFKLHKDGLPQHFNFMDENISSSSAHGVPEQFEPTDDGTADNSDLEFLKDYHGENDKQLKFLPTEMEAFANRLNKHTMSELLDGLQDRNVVPRRNSKMSGRTKDKRTQLIVKKSLLQLGKRIINNEEQPELVVSGSSDDEASIQHINLANLAMKKQTMADQFQEALAAASLSNEGVHVTAAKLSGKLQQVMQSEKEMDADFLRRIQLGPSTSAHVCYR; this is translated from the exons ATGTGGCGGCAAAATGCTTTTCCG GGCAATGATGATTCTGATCAGAGCATTTCTG ATGAGGACGAGTTAAATGGCGATTTGCGAgagaattctttttctttgactACGCGAACAGAAAAAGAG CAAGGGTTGCTACTTCAATCACGGCTGGAGATACTTAGAG GCAAGGATGAT AATCAGTCAAATTTCTTTGTTGAGGATGACGTTGAAATGCCTGATTTCCCCTACGAGGGTGGTTCAATCTTGTCCCGAGGGAAGGAATCTACATGTCATCCTGATCAGGAAATCATCTCTGATTCTGAG gATGACTGTGGTTTTTCAAAACATGCCACTAGCTCTGGTGCTAGAAAACTCCAGAAAGATAGCAGTCTCAATACTTATAGAAATGAAATACAAGATGGAGCATGCACATGGTCCATGATAAATAAAGAAGCTGAGGCGCTAATCCACTTGAATGACGGTTGCTTCTCTTCAGCTTCCACGTTCTCCAAAGCCAACAAATCTTATAAAG GTGTCACAGGCAAAGTCAAGCCCAAATTTTCTCTCCATTTTAAGCTGCATAAAGACGGCCTTCCTcagcattttaattttatggatGAAAATATTTCGTCATCCAGTGCTCATGGTGTGCCTGAACAATTTGAACCAACTGATGATGGAACCGCAGATAATTCAGATCTTGAGTTTCTTAAAGATTATCATGGAGAAAATGATAAACAGTTGAAATTTTTGCCTACTGAAATGGAAGCTTTTGCGAATAGGCTCAATAAACATACCATGTCAGAGCTCTTAGATGGCCTTCAGGATAGGAATGTTGTGCCaagaagaaattctaaaatg TCTGgaagaacaaaagataagAGGACACAGCTCATTGTGAAGAAAAGTTTGTTACAATTGGGAAAGAGAATCATTAACAACGAAGAGCAGCCTGAGCTGGTAGTTTCTGGATCATCTGATGATGAG GCCAGTATTCAACACATAAATCTTGCAAACCTGGCAATGAAGAAGCAGACTATGGCAGATCAATTTCAAGAAGCTTTAGCTGCTGCTTCTTTAAGCAATGAAGGGGTCCATGTCACAGCTGCTAAATTGTCAGG AAAGTTGCAGCAGGTCATGCAGAGTGAAAAGGAAATGGATGCTGATTTTCTGAGAAGGATACAATTGGGACCGAGCACTAGTG CGCATGTTTGCTACAGATGA